In Electrophorus electricus isolate fEleEle1 chromosome 12, fEleEle1.pri, whole genome shotgun sequence, a single window of DNA contains:
- the LOC113590371 gene encoding uncharacterized protein LOC113590371, producing MEKVSSASHVIFQWMFLYLLLLLNSPVCLSYYSGNRYQFACVGQDVQIAVDSRSRLVTFHSTAWQRPRKVVLENTSVKDPRYEWMRNMTLIIRNVTSEDQGLYSIKSPITGFSFETVHLTVSDCLKRFSRNYGETFKLEIPQYGDMLEFLSSSHSLVPKHSSSPPTVRSPAEPVVVWTTAKFKVGGKSHGHVRNRYWVIDSVAPSDQGTYTVKDSNGTVVSRISLTVRAHMFNLTLSSKESLFVQLWGLVPGARLFFSPTLRAIPTTPSVVFRDGGIVDSESHYRGRLSLLRNDTGVYVVISALSGKDDGIYELWDAKGNLVSRTVITVKERNTKWRGVIKSISVPSGMFATLAGFILFMKRYPRCSVTNILSGLRDRHCSTRANSGTLQSQDYRHDTAYFSDSSYGSRASVKRNSSPSYSGYLSIIDNTENKSPSPLRMGYIDEEARTDSAGNHEEEMIKEHDLEKKISVSVPGDSNWLKPSDVCIQFDIGRKEGRGVEKNEEEHQDYFSILPLNTDTSHLCSVYTSEKLSFH from the exons atggaAAAAGTTAGTTCTGCATCACATGTGATCTTCCAATGGATGTTCCTGTACCTTTTACTCCTGTTGAACTCTCCTGTATGTCTGA GTTATTATTCTG GAAATAGATATCAGTTTGCTTGTGTGGGCCAGGATGTTCAAATTGCAGTTGATTCAAGATCAAGGCTTGTAACTTTTCACAGCACGGCGTGGCAGCGTCCAAGGAAAGTGGTGCTTGAAAACACCAGC GTTAAAGACCCACGGTATGAGTGGATGAGGAATATGACCTTGATCATCAGAAATGTGACTTCTGAGGATCAGGGGCTGTATTCCATAAAATCCCCCATCACTGGTTTCAGTTTTGAGACTGTCCACCTCACTGTCTCAG ACTGCCTGAAGAGGTTCAGCCGCAATTACGGGGAAACGTTCAAACTGGAGATCCCACAATATGGAGACATGTTGGAGTTTCTGAGCTCCTCTCATTCACTTGTTCCTAAgcactcttcctctcctcctacTGTTCGCTCACCGGCAGAACCGGTCGTTGTGTGGACCACGGCCAAGTTCAAGGTTGGTGGGAAGAGCCATGGACATGTGAGGAATCGGTATTGGGTGATAGATAGTGTGGCTCCCAGTGACCAAGGCACCTACACTGTTAAAGACAGCAATGGCACAGTGGTGTCCAGAATCAGCCTTACTGTGAGAG CCCATATGTttaatctcactctctccagtAAGGAGTCCCTGTTTGTCCAGCTGTGGGGGCTGGTGCCTGGGGCACGGCTATTCTTTAGTCCGACCCTGCGTGCCATCCCAACCACGCCCTCCGTGGTGTTCCGAGATGGGGGCATCGTGGACAGTGAGAGCCACTACCGAGGCCGACTCTCACTATTGCGTAATGACACAGGCGTATATGTGGTGATCAGTGCACTCAGTGGAAAGGACGATGGAATATATGAGTTGTGGGATGCAAAAGGCAATTTGGTGTCTAGGACTGTGATTACAGTCAAAG aAAGGAATACTAAATGGAGAGGGGTAATAAAGTCCATCAGTGTGCCATCAGGGATGTTTGCAACTTTGGCAGGTTTCATACTCTTCATGAAGAGGTATCCCAGGTGCAGTGTCACAAACATACTGAGTGGCCTCAGAGACCGTCACTGTTCAACCCGCGCAAACTCTGGCACACTGCAGAGCCAG GACTACAGACATGATACAGCCTATTTTTCAGACTCTTCTTATGGCAGTAGAGCTTCAGTTAAGAGGAATTCAAGCCCATCTTATTCT ggttACCTTTCTATTATTgataatacagaaaataaatcacCTTCCCCTTTGAGAATGGGATACATAGATGAAGAAGCCAGAACTGACTCAGCTGGAAATCATGAAGAGGAGATGATCAAA GAGCATGATCTTGAGAAAAAGATATCAGTTTCAGTTCCTGGAGACTCCAATTGGCTCAAGCCATCAGATGTTTGCATTCAGTTTGATATTGGGAGGAAGGAGGGAAGGGGAGTCGAAAAGAATGAGGAAGAACACCAAGATTATTTCTCTATACTACCTCTAAACACTGACACTTCTCACCTCTGTAGTGTTTACACCTCTGAAAAACTCAGCTTCCATTAA